Proteins co-encoded in one Setaria viridis chromosome 9, Setaria_viridis_v4.0, whole genome shotgun sequence genomic window:
- the LOC117838110 gene encoding DNA repair RAD52-like protein 2, chloroplastic has product MESAFLARPLARPLRASAALPRASRRPTRVAVVAAAAPERKPPGAAASTTNYVVPLDAAPSGITRPLVEILRDLNKRVPDTIVRPASRRASASDPVVPWYHANRMLSFYAPGWCGEIRDVIYTDSGKVTVIYRVTVRGTDGEVHREAAGTASLSDARFDDPVAAAEEAAFCKACARFGFGLYLYHDDETP; this is encoded by the exons ATGGAGTCCGCCTTCCTCGCGCGCCCGCTCGCCCGGCCGCTCCGGGCCTCCGCGGCGCTCCcccgcgcctcccgccgccccacccgcgtggcggtcgtcgccgccgcggcgccagaGCGGAAGCcaccgggcgcggcggcgtccaccACCAACTACGTCGTGCCGCTCGACGCCGCGCCGTCCGGGATCACGCGCCCGCTCGTCGAGATCCTCCGCGACCTCAACAAGCGCGTTCCGGACACCATCGTGCGACCCGCCTCAcgacgcgcctccgcctccgatcCCGTCGTCCCCTG GTACCATGCCAACAGGATGCTCAGCTTTTATGCTCCAG GTTGGTGTGGAGAGATCCGTGATGTTATCTACACTGACAGTGGAAAGGTGACTGTGATATACCGTGTGACAGTACGAGGAACAGACGGAGAG GTTCATAGAGAGGCCGCTGGAACAGCATCGCTGAGTGACGCACGGTTTGATGATCCCGTGGCGGCGGCAGAAGAAGCCGCGTTCTGCAAAGCCTGCGCAAGGTTTGGTTTCGGCCTGTATCTGTACCACGACGACGAGACGCCGTAG